The following coding sequences are from one Malaciobacter pacificus window:
- a CDS encoding Fic family protein, protein MQFSPLAPIQLDGSFSDELLEKAEYICIESPKLLGGYNDVVIDEIKNLLRVTNSYYSNRIESEGTHPINIEKAMKKEFSKDTKEKQLQYLSLAYIQTQIQLEKELSFDKTPFDTQFQKQIHKNFYTYEGMESFLKIKKDEKDINMIPGELRNMDVQIGSHIAVPYQEIENTLSDYNNAYNTSIKHGLKAKKIINIFSSHHRFVWIHPFLDGNGRTSRLLLDTLIKFIGIEGYGLWNISRGLARDNSKYKSLLAKADEIRTSDYDGRGNLTNKGLYELVNFMLDIAIDQINYMKSVLGIKELSLRIENYVEFSKKKMYRIEPLPKNTDRLLKELLIKGTIKRGEVEKIIGTKQTAASKLMKELLERNYIQSDSPRGDIRIKFNAHFAMKIFPELMPDIE, encoded by the coding sequence TTGCAATTTTCACCATTAGCACCAATACAACTAGATGGATCGTTTAGTGATGAACTTTTAGAAAAAGCTGAATATATTTGTATTGAAAGTCCAAAGCTATTAGGTGGCTATAATGATGTTGTAATAGATGAAATTAAAAATTTACTAAGAGTAACTAATAGTTATTATTCAAATAGAATAGAATCAGAAGGAACTCACCCTATAAATATTGAAAAAGCAATGAAAAAAGAGTTCTCAAAAGATACAAAAGAAAAACAATTACAATATTTATCACTTGCATATATTCAAACTCAAATTCAATTGGAAAAAGAACTAAGTTTTGATAAAACACCTTTTGATACACAATTTCAAAAACAAATACATAAAAACTTTTATACTTATGAAGGAATGGAGTCTTTTTTAAAGATTAAGAAAGATGAAAAAGATATAAATATGATTCCAGGGGAACTTAGAAATATGGATGTTCAAATTGGTTCTCATATTGCTGTACCATATCAAGAAATAGAGAATACGCTAAGTGATTATAATAATGCATATAATACATCTATAAAACATGGATTAAAAGCAAAAAAGATTATAAATATTTTTTCTTCTCATCATAGATTTGTATGGATACACCCTTTTTTAGATGGGAATGGAAGAACTTCAAGATTATTACTTGATACATTGATTAAATTTATTGGAATTGAGGGATATGGATTATGGAATATCTCAAGAGGACTTGCAAGGGATAATTCTAAATATAAATCACTTTTAGCCAAAGCTGATGAAATTAGAACTAGTGATTATGATGGAAGAGGAAATCTTACAAATAAAGGTTTATATGAATTAGTTAATTTTATGCTTGATATTGCAATAGATCAAATTAATTATATGAAATCAGTTCTTGGAATAAAAGAATTATCTTTAAGAATAGAAAACTATGTGGAGTTTTCTAAAAAGAAAATGTATAGGATAGAGCCTCTACCTAAGAATACAGATAGACTTTTAAAAGAACTACTAATAAAAGGAACTATAAAAAGAGGTGAAGTAGAAAAAATCATAGGTACAAAACAAACAGCAGCATCAAAACTTATGAAAGAACTTTTAGAGAGAAACTACATTCAATCAGATAGTCCAAGAGGAGATATTAGAATTAAATTTAATGCACATTTTGCGATGAAAATATTCCCTGAGTTGATGCCTGATATTGAATAA
- a CDS encoding tyrosine-type recombinase/integrase: MQNLFNDDIDKNDRKNKIVFHSLRHTFASHLAINGTPIFKIQKL; this comes from the coding sequence ATACAAAACCTTTTTAATGATGATATTGATAAAAATGATAGAAAAAATAAAATTGTATTTCACTCACTAAGACATACCTTTGCAAGTCATTTAGCTATAAATGGCACACCAATATTTAAAATTCAAAAACTATAG
- a CDS encoding transposase, producing MQIESKIIGIINDKLKNPIYETLRLLNMKTILTKSNFSKKEGVAVHMVVLHFVYMLVMNKKISTFMDQSNDSFKKDVYYRLLSNTSYNWRKLLSLSSLKILSLLHKVQDSKLVRVLILDDTVEDKVGKNIEGSCDNLWSNKAKRKIRGVNVVSLNYSDGYSNFMLDFAIAMNSYARVKIEEFTNIIDHRTNAHKRRLESLKGKSQIAIEMIKRAVASGIYADYLLVDSWYSKPVFIETMNELGLQVISRMVNNDRIWNFTGEKKTLDGIYNKFKKLKSIKMGQYGKKIKFEYFSTIVEHKKAGKLKIVFIKTKENLIPIVSTNLILSDEEIIDIYKRRWDIEQGYKELREHFGFGKEENRIYEALIARITLSFFTYNVVSYINRISNEPKTIGGLFKDLECELHTLAIAMQAFLAILDEIAKIEEVVNRNEDFTAIIDLLRDVTGKLLGFRCES from the coding sequence ATGCAGATAGAATCCAAGATCATCGGTATTATAAACGATAAGTTAAAAAATCCAATCTATGAAACATTACGTTTGTTAAATATGAAAACTATTTTAACCAAGAGCAATTTTTCTAAAAAAGAGGGAGTTGCTGTTCATATGGTTGTATTACATTTTGTATATATGCTGGTTATGAATAAAAAAATATCAACCTTTATGGATCAAAGTAATGATAGTTTCAAAAAAGATGTATATTATCGATTACTTTCCAATACTTCTTATAATTGGAGAAAACTATTATCTCTTAGTTCTTTAAAGATCTTATCACTACTTCATAAAGTGCAAGATTCAAAGCTAGTAAGAGTTCTTATACTTGATGATACTGTTGAAGATAAAGTTGGTAAAAATATAGAGGGAAGTTGTGACAACCTTTGGAGCAATAAAGCAAAGAGAAAAATCAGAGGTGTAAATGTTGTATCACTAAACTATAGTGATGGTTATTCAAATTTTATGTTGGACTTTGCAATTGCTATGAACAGTTATGCAAGGGTAAAGATAGAAGAGTTTACAAATATTATTGATCATCGAACCAATGCACATAAGCGAAGATTGGAAAGCTTAAAAGGGAAATCACAAATTGCTATAGAGATGATTAAAAGAGCAGTAGCTAGTGGTATATATGCAGATTATCTGCTTGTAGATAGCTGGTATTCTAAACCTGTATTTATAGAAACTATGAATGAACTTGGATTGCAAGTCATTTCAAGAATGGTAAACAATGACAGGATATGGAATTTTACAGGAGAGAAAAAGACCCTTGATGGCATCTATAACAAATTTAAAAAGCTTAAATCTATCAAGATGGGTCAATATGGCAAAAAGATAAAGTTTGAGTATTTTTCAACCATAGTTGAACATAAAAAAGCTGGTAAATTAAAAATTGTTTTTATAAAAACAAAAGAGAATTTAATACCAATCGTATCAACCAATCTTATACTTAGTGATGAAGAGATTATAGATATTTATAAAAGACGATGGGATATAGAACAAGGGTATAAAGAACTTCGTGAACACTTTGGATTCGGAAAAGAAGAGAATCGAATCTATGAAGCTTTGATAGCCAGAATTACACTATCTTTTTTTACATACAATGTTGTTAGCTATATAAATCGTATCAGCAATGAACCTAAAACAATTGGTGGATTGTTTAAAGATTTAGAATGTGAACTTCATACTCTAGCAATAGCTATGCAAGCATTTTTAGCTATTTTAGATGAGATTGCAAAAATTGAAGAAGTTGTCAATAGAAATGAGGATTTTACAGCTATCATTGATCTATTAAGAGATGTGACTGGAAAATTGCTTGGTTTTAGGTGCGAAAGTTAA
- a CDS encoding diguanylate cyclase domain-containing protein has protein sequence MRKLSKYVTVSIGVNHIFAKNIQNPDIFYKQSDDLLYEAKEFGRNQIRHN, from the coding sequence GTGCGAAAGTTAAGTAAATATGTTACTGTTTCTATTGGTGTTAATCATATTTTTGCCAAAAACATTCAAAACCCTGATATATTTTATAAACAAAGTGATGATTTACTATATGAAGCAAAAGAGTTTGGAAGAAATCAAATTCGACATAATTAA
- the aroB gene encoding 3-dehydroquinate synthase encodes MTVKIDLPNNNSYDIFIEELKELYFDTKVVVVTNPTVSGFHLDYLKSKLDAKEFSIVTIPDGEEYKNMQTIDMILEHCFEHRLDRKSLLIAFGGGVIGDMTGFAASIYQRGINFVQIPTTLLSQVDASVGGKTGINNKFGKNLIGAFHQPQAVYIDPFMLKTLPKREFGAGVAEIVKMAVTFNKDFFEWLEQNDLNVEENVQIAIAKSVETKAYVVSQDEKEHGIRAALNYGHTFGHVVENETNYDTYLHGEAVGIGMMMANALAVKLGLMTSDEENRVKVLLEKYDIPTTYKIKDVEDFYEHFFLDKKSLDNKIKFILPIGIGDCKITDEVSKDDVIEILKGF; translated from the coding sequence ATGACTGTTAAAATAGACTTACCAAATAATAATTCATATGATATATTTATTGAAGAACTAAAAGAGTTATACTTTGATACAAAAGTAGTTGTTGTAACTAACCCAACAGTTAGTGGATTTCATTTAGATTATTTAAAATCTAAATTAGACGCAAAAGAGTTTAGTATTGTTACTATTCCTGATGGTGAAGAGTATAAAAATATGCAAACAATTGATATGATACTAGAACACTGTTTCGAGCATAGACTAGATAGAAAGTCTTTACTTATTGCATTTGGTGGTGGTGTTATTGGAGATATGACAGGTTTTGCTGCTTCAATTTATCAAAGGGGAATTAACTTTGTTCAAATCCCTACAACACTACTTTCTCAAGTTGATGCAAGTGTTGGTGGTAAAACTGGAATCAATAATAAATTTGGAAAAAATCTTATTGGTGCTTTTCATCAGCCACAAGCTGTTTATATTGACCCATTTATGTTAAAAACTCTTCCAAAAAGAGAGTTTGGTGCAGGTGTTGCTGAGATTGTTAAGATGGCTGTAACTTTTAATAAAGATTTCTTTGAGTGGTTAGAACAGAATGATTTAAATGTTGAAGAAAATGTTCAAATAGCAATTGCAAAATCAGTTGAAACAAAAGCCTACGTTGTATCACAAGATGAAAAAGAACATGGAATTAGAGCTGCATTAAACTATGGACATACGTTTGGTCATGTTGTAGAAAATGAAACAAATTATGACACATATTTACATGGTGAAGCTGTTGGTATTGGTATGATGATGGCAAATGCACTTGCTGTTAAACTTGGTCTTATGACAAGTGATGAAGAGAATAGGGTAAAAGTATTATTAGAAAAATATGATATACCAACAACTTATAAAATTAAAGATGTTGAAGATTTCTATGAACATTTTTTCTTAGATAAAAAATCACTTGATAACAAAATCAAATTTATTTTACCTATAGGTATTGGTGATTGTAAAATCACTGATGAAGTTTCAAAAGATGATGTTATTGAAATATTAAAAGGGTTCTAA
- a CDS encoding mechanosensitive ion channel domain-containing protein: MLNKILVLVFLSTLGFSAQNVDIIDSKDKAEIKQIEQQIIEQKYAQAQKELEEQKAQEIAEKKAQELDMQNLAQIELLKNKIGTIENGLKNNILLKRYSNYVSYSKISSELATLEASLKKKRNVSDEQIYQLHNKIRVKQNELELIEEYRGSPIGGLINPPEIEKYEHISNPFGIINALSQIKKLENNQKQFKELEKDLEKLTALLDEELLLYLELFNLDQQALYKEKITFLDKQKKDFNMVLEIVSTTEEVYTRKIEQVILEIKNQIQDQGQKILVILTIIVVLSILAFLVKLTLKKYFSQNESYYMTNKIINFTVVFLIVMVLLFSYIDNVSYLVTILGFASAGIAIALKDWFMSIFGWMVIVTSGSIQVGDRIKVMRNGVETVGDVLDISLFKITIREDITLTSYTVNRRTGRIFFIPNNYIFSEMIANYTHSGLRTVWDGIDITITFDSNHKKAQKIARDILKHYSKGYTDITRKQLSKMRSKYQLRATGVEPRVFTFVEPHGIVISSWYLTNSYAALVLRSTMSPEILEAFMKEPDIHIAYPTQQININDTQNAYGPSRAKVIKELEDEIIQR; encoded by the coding sequence GTGCTAAATAAAATTCTAGTTTTAGTTTTTTTATCTACTTTGGGTTTTTCAGCTCAAAATGTAGATATTATTGATAGTAAAGATAAAGCTGAGATAAAACAAATTGAGCAACAAATTATCGAGCAAAAATATGCACAAGCCCAAAAAGAATTAGAAGAGCAAAAAGCTCAAGAGATTGCAGAAAAAAAAGCTCAAGAACTTGATATGCAAAATCTTGCACAAATAGAGCTTTTAAAAAATAAAATTGGAACAATAGAGAATGGATTAAAGAATAATATTTTACTAAAAAGATATTCGAACTATGTATCTTATAGTAAAATATCATCAGAACTAGCCACTTTAGAAGCTTCTTTAAAGAAAAAAAGAAATGTTTCTGATGAACAAATCTATCAACTGCATAATAAAATTAGAGTTAAACAAAATGAGTTAGAACTAATTGAAGAGTATAGAGGTTCACCAATTGGAGGACTAATTAATCCTCCTGAGATTGAAAAATATGAGCATATATCTAATCCCTTTGGAATAATAAATGCTCTTTCTCAAATTAAAAAATTAGAAAATAATCAAAAACAATTTAAAGAATTGGAAAAAGATTTAGAGAAATTAACAGCACTTTTGGATGAAGAGTTATTACTTTATTTAGAGTTGTTTAATTTAGATCAACAGGCACTATATAAAGAAAAAATCACTTTTTTAGATAAACAAAAAAAAGACTTTAATATGGTTTTAGAAATTGTATCAACTACAGAAGAAGTTTATACAAGAAAAATTGAACAAGTAATTTTAGAGATTAAAAATCAAATCCAAGACCAAGGACAAAAAATATTAGTTATTTTAACTATTATTGTTGTTTTATCAATTCTTGCATTTTTAGTAAAATTAACACTTAAAAAGTATTTCTCTCAAAATGAGAGTTACTATATGACAAATAAGATTATTAACTTTACAGTTGTTTTCTTAATTGTTATGGTTTTACTTTTCTCATACATTGATAATGTTTCATACCTAGTTACAATCCTAGGATTTGCATCAGCTGGTATTGCAATTGCATTAAAAGATTGGTTTATGTCTATATTTGGTTGGATGGTAATTGTAACATCTGGTTCTATCCAAGTTGGAGATAGAATTAAAGTTATGAGAAATGGTGTTGAAACAGTTGGTGATGTTTTAGATATTTCATTATTTAAAATTACTATTAGAGAAGATATTACACTTACTTCATATACAGTAAATAGAAGAACAGGAAGAATTTTTTTCATACCAAATAACTACATTTTCTCTGAAATGATTGCAAACTATACACACTCAGGATTAAGAACTGTTTGGGATGGAATTGATATTACAATTACTTTTGATTCAAACCATAAAAAAGCTCAAAAAATCGCTAGGGATATTTTAAAGCACTACTCAAAAGGTTATACTGATATTACTAGAAAACAATTATCAAAAATGAGAAGTAAATATCAATTAAGAGCAACGGGAGTTGAACCTAGAGTATTTACTTTTGTTGAACCTCACGGTATTGTAATTTCATCATGGTATTTAACAAACTCTTATGCAGCATTAGTATTAAGAAGTACTATGAGTCCAGAGATACTTGAAGCTTTTATGAAAGAACCAGATATTCATATAGCATACCCAACTCAACAAATTAATATTAATGATACGCAAAACGCATATGGACCTTCTAGAGCAAAAGTTATAAAAGAGCTAGAAGATGAAATTATTCAAAGATAG
- the mtaB gene encoding tRNA (N(6)-L-threonylcarbamoyladenosine(37)-C(2))-methylthiotransferase MtaB, translating into MNFSSNKPKVYFKTFGCRTNVFDTQVMMSNLKDFEITQDEKNADVVVINSCTVTNGADSTARGYINGLKKLPKDPRVVFTGCGVWTKGETLFKEDKIDSLFGHSEKENINELLKKEERFFQAGDLEHIDETIVEEFVGKSRAFIKIQEGCDFRCSYCIIPYVRGDARSYKEDKILEQVTTLAANGFGEFILTGTNVGSYGKKQHTSLAKLLKKMSQIKGVRRIRMGSIEPIQIDDEFKEIINEPFMAKHLHIALQHTSKDMLKIMNRRNKVLSDLELFEFLRDNGYALGTDFIVGHPGETDQIWAEAMENLHRFPLTHVHAFTYSKRDGTPSATMKPEIKGDIAKIRYNELTSIIEQKNIDFRKSNNKTLEVLIEQEKNGKYIGLDQFFNQIEVDSPVDLVGDWIFIDDYEVKSDKNVAKFK; encoded by the coding sequence ATGAACTTTTCAAGCAATAAACCAAAGGTATACTTTAAAACTTTTGGTTGTAGAACAAATGTTTTTGATACTCAAGTTATGATGAGTAATTTAAAAGATTTTGAAATAACACAAGATGAAAAAAATGCAGATGTTGTTGTAATAAATTCATGTACAGTTACAAATGGAGCAGATAGCACAGCTCGTGGTTATATTAATGGTCTTAAAAAACTTCCAAAAGACCCAAGGGTTGTTTTTACAGGTTGTGGTGTTTGGACTAAGGGTGAAACTCTTTTTAAAGAAGATAAAATTGATTCACTTTTTGGACATAGTGAAAAAGAGAATATTAATGAACTTCTAAAAAAAGAAGAGAGATTTTTTCAAGCAGGTGATTTAGAGCATATTGATGAAACTATTGTTGAAGAGTTTGTAGGAAAAAGTAGGGCATTTATTAAAATTCAAGAAGGATGTGACTTTAGATGCTCATATTGTATTATTCCTTATGTAAGAGGTGATGCAAGAAGCTATAAAGAAGATAAAATCTTAGAGCAAGTTACAACACTAGCTGCAAATGGTTTTGGTGAATTTATTTTAACTGGAACAAATGTAGGAAGTTATGGTAAAAAACAACACACTTCTTTAGCAAAACTTCTTAAAAAAATGTCTCAAATAAAAGGTGTTAGACGTATAAGAATGGGAAGTATTGAACCTATTCAAATTGATGATGAATTTAAAGAGATTATTAATGAGCCATTTATGGCAAAACATCTTCATATCGCACTGCAACACACATCAAAAGATATGTTAAAAATCATGAATAGAAGAAATAAAGTATTATCAGACTTAGAACTTTTTGAATTTTTAAGAGACAATGGTTATGCTTTAGGAACAGATTTTATAGTTGGACATCCAGGTGAAACAGATCAAATTTGGGCAGAAGCTATGGAAAATCTACATAGATTCCCATTAACTCATGTACATGCTTTCACTTACTCAAAAAGAGATGGAACACCAAGTGCAACAATGAAACCTGAAATTAAAGGTGATATTGCAAAAATCAGATACAATGAATTAACATCAATAATTGAACAAAAAAATATAGATTTTAGAAAAAGCAATAATAAAACATTGGAAGTTTTAATAGAACAAGAAAAAAATGGAAAGTATATAGGTTTAGATCAATTCTTTAATCAAATAGAAGTAGATTCGCCAGTTGACTTAGTTGGTGATTGGATTTTTATTGATGATTATGAAGTAAAGAGTGATAAAAATGTTGCAAAATTCAAATAA
- a CDS encoding AAA family ATPase translates to MLQNSNNNKNIDKNFKLMALSAVVLLVLFLYTIYKSSSHIQDSSYYIGVIFLFFLLFLALLLKANQEKVRKFLNKNKSTKSAFNEELLKSRASVSNEELSTNISSVSSNVSFKDIAGINEIKEELEEIVDFLNEPNKYLKHGVKLPKGVLLVGPPGVGKTLIARAVAGEADVPFFYQSGASFVQIYVGMGAKKVRELFAKAKQSAPAIVFIDEIDAVGKARSGKSNDERESTLNELLTQMDGFDGDSGVIVIAATNKIEVLDDALLRAGRFDRRLHVGLPNVDDRRKILELYLNGKNHELDLEKLVNSTAGFSSAALATLINEAMLNMIKRSSKILDMDDIEVAKNKLEFGKKQVKILDEKQKEILSIYQASKAYISKSKVALFDEGVSKINSTYPSYQELCENIKRDLAGIIGVEVLKKEKYAISEKDLQNAKKTATDIVETYDMANNVDDLLDDIKNILRAELSQNSAEVNRLKNIMIQNEVITTDDI, encoded by the coding sequence ATGTTGCAAAATTCAAATAACAATAAAAATATTGATAAAAATTTTAAACTAATGGCTTTATCAGCAGTTGTTCTGCTGGTTTTATTTTTATACACTATTTATAAAAGTAGTTCTCATATTCAAGATAGCTCTTATTATATTGGAGTTATTTTTCTTTTTTTCTTGCTTTTTTTAGCATTACTTTTAAAAGCAAATCAAGAAAAAGTAAGAAAGTTTTTAAATAAAAACAAGTCTACAAAATCTGCATTTAATGAAGAGTTGCTCAAATCAAGAGCATCTGTTTCAAATGAAGAGTTAAGTACAAATATATCTTCTGTATCTTCAAATGTATCTTTTAAAGATATTGCTGGAATTAATGAAATTAAAGAAGAACTTGAAGAGATAGTTGACTTTTTAAATGAACCAAACAAATACTTAAAACATGGTGTTAAATTACCAAAAGGTGTTTTACTAGTAGGTCCTCCTGGTGTTGGTAAAACTTTAATTGCAAGAGCTGTTGCAGGTGAAGCTGATGTACCATTTTTTTATCAAAGTGGTGCTAGTTTTGTACAAATCTATGTTGGTATGGGTGCTAAGAAGGTGAGAGAACTATTTGCAAAAGCAAAACAAAGTGCTCCAGCTATTGTATTTATTGATGAAATTGATGCAGTTGGAAAAGCTAGAAGTGGTAAATCAAATGATGAAAGAGAATCAACACTAAATGAACTATTAACTCAAATGGATGGATTTGATGGTGATAGTGGTGTTATTGTAATTGCTGCAACAAATAAGATTGAAGTTTTAGATGATGCACTTTTAAGAGCTGGAAGATTTGATAGAAGATTACATGTAGGACTTCCAAATGTTGATGATAGAAGAAAAATATTAGAACTATATTTAAATGGTAAAAATCATGAATTAGATTTAGAAAAGCTTGTAAATAGTACGGCTGGATTTAGTTCTGCTGCACTTGCTACACTTATAAATGAAGCTATGTTAAATATGATAAAAAGAAGTTCAAAAATTTTAGATATGGATGACATAGAAGTTGCTAAAAATAAACTTGAATTTGGTAAAAAACAAGTTAAGATTTTAGATGAGAAACAAAAAGAGATATTATCTATTTATCAAGCTAGTAAGGCATATATTTCTAAATCAAAAGTAGCATTATTTGATGAAGGAGTTTCAAAGATAAACTCAACTTATCCATCATATCAAGAACTTTGTGAAAATATCAAAAGAGATTTAGCTGGAATCATTGGTGTTGAAGTTTTAAAAAAAGAGAAGTATGCAATAAGTGAAAAAGACTTACAAAATGCAAAAAAAACTGCCACAGATATAGTTGAAACTTATGATATGGCTAATAATGTTGATGATTTATTAGATGATATTAAAAATATCCTTCGAGCAGAATTATCACAAAATAGTGCAGAAGTTAATAGACTTAAAAATATTATGATTCAAAATGAGGTAATAACAACTGATGATATCTAA
- the bioV gene encoding pimelyl-ACP methyl ester esterase BioV, translating to MMISKRFFSGFCFKNESELFSEYLIQNDFTVSGFSYGAIKAFEEVLNSKQRVDKLQLFSPAFFQTQDKKYKRMQLMFFKKDSDSYCKNFLKNVVNPTNTNIDKYFSMGTYEELEELLNYEWSEEKLQELVNRGTKIEVYLGSEDKIIDPLKAKEFFLNYSTTYYIKKKGHIL from the coding sequence CTGATGATATCTAAAAGATTCTTTAGTGGATTTTGTTTTAAAAATGAGTCAGAGCTTTTTAGTGAGTATTTAATTCAAAATGATTTTACAGTTAGTGGATTTTCATATGGAGCTATTAAAGCTTTTGAAGAGGTATTAAATTCTAAGCAAAGAGTAGATAAACTTCAGCTTTTCTCACCAGCTTTTTTTCAAACACAAGATAAAAAATACAAAAGAATGCAACTAATGTTTTTTAAAAAAGATTCAGACTCTTATTGTAAAAACTTTTTAAAAAATGTGGTAAATCCTACAAATACAAATATAGATAAATATTTTAGTATGGGAACTTATGAAGAGCTTGAGGAGTTACTAAACTATGAATGGAGTGAAGAAAAACTTCAAGAATTAGTAAATAGAGGAACTAAAATAGAAGTCTATTTAGGAAGTGAGGATAAAATCATTGACCCACTAAAAGCTAAAGAGTTTTTTTTAAATTATTCAACAACATATTATATAAAAAAGAAAGGACATATTTTATGA
- the mog gene encoding molybdopterin adenylyltransferase codes for MSKEIAKIGIITASDRASKGIYEDISGKAIEDTMNDYLTSPWEAVYRCIEDDQTTIENTLKDLVDNEGCCLVVTTGGTGPAARDVTPEATEAVCDRMMPGFGELMRAESLKFVPTAILSRQTAGLRGSSLIVNLPGKPKSIRECLDAVFPAIPYCIDLMEGPFLECNEEVIKPFRPKKK; via the coding sequence ATGAGTAAAGAAATTGCAAAAATTGGAATTATAACAGCAAGTGATAGAGCAAGTAAAGGTATTTATGAAGATATATCTGGAAAAGCTATTGAAGATACAATGAATGATTATTTAACATCTCCTTGGGAAGCAGTATATAGATGTATTGAAGATGACCAAACAACTATTGAAAATACTTTAAAAGATTTAGTAGATAATGAAGGTTGTTGTTTAGTAGTAACAACAGGTGGTACAGGACCAGCAGCTCGTGATGTGACTCCAGAAGCAACAGAAGCTGTATGTGATAGAATGATGCCAGGTTTTGGTGAGCTTATGAGAGCAGAATCATTAAAGTTTGTACCAACAGCAATTCTTTCAAGACAAACAGCAGGACTTAGAGGAAGCTCTTTAATCGTAAATCTTCCAGGAAAACCAAAATCTATTAGAGAGTGTTTAGATGCAGTTTTCCCTGCAATTCCATATTGTATTGATTTAATGGAAGGACCATTTTTAGAGTGTAATGAAGAGGTTATAAAACCTTTTAGACCAAAGAAAAAATAG